The Streptomyces luteogriseus genome includes a window with the following:
- a CDS encoding cell division protein SepF yields the protein MPVNSHDVTDEQWEGLAQVVPLRGRDAWPSAVGHRSIPEAETETRRRFVVLRVNVFADARDVAERLMAGVPVLLDLTGAETEVAKRVLDFSTGVVFGLASGMHRVDRNVFLLTPAGTEVTGLMEGAGLPGV from the coding sequence ATGCCGGTGAACAGCCACGATGTCACCGACGAACAGTGGGAGGGGCTCGCCCAGGTCGTACCGCTGCGGGGCCGGGACGCCTGGCCGTCCGCCGTCGGCCACCGGTCCATACCCGAGGCCGAGACGGAGACCCGCCGCCGTTTCGTCGTCCTGCGCGTGAACGTCTTCGCCGACGCCCGGGACGTCGCCGAGCGGCTGATGGCGGGCGTCCCCGTCCTCCTCGACCTCACCGGCGCGGAGACCGAGGTCGCCAAGCGCGTCCTCGACTTCAGCACGGGTGTCGTCTTCGGCCTGGCGAGCGGGATGCACCGGGTGGACCGCAACGTGTTCCTGCTGACACCGGCGGGAACCGAGGTGACCGGGCTGATGGAGGGAGCGGGCCTCCCCGGGGTGTGA
- a CDS encoding AAA family ATPase — MTQPALPDRPRITELRLSAFTTHRRAAFPLGPLTLLAGPSGCGKTSALRAYLALARLGGGAELGEAFPDPVACVPERARPDAQRRRGFRIGCTADGPAGPVRLDMAVQAEPELRVVGERLTAGGLVLLETALRDPGKRAVQAAWHTAGPTPVTRGPLPDDRLGTALLPLRVAGGTPGQRRVLAAAEQMVVALRSAFACDPEPARMRGPVAAGSGHLLGGCGNLADVLWRTRAECARRHAQFVAAVRAGCAGPVADVLARAEDTTGTIRAALDRGDGVRTDLRRLGDGELRYLALALVLLTGPGVLEVDPAGEVPAALQTLTVLADGFDRGLDGRQRLELLRLAARMCERGHIRLVGAVSDGSWAAGTEGATVVHLDRD, encoded by the coding sequence ATGACCCAGCCCGCCCTCCCCGACCGCCCCCGCATCACCGAACTGCGGCTGTCCGCCTTCACCACCCACCGCCGCGCCGCGTTCCCGCTCGGGCCCCTCACCCTCCTCGCCGGCCCCAGCGGCTGCGGCAAGACCAGCGCCCTGCGGGCGTACCTGGCCCTCGCCCGGCTCGGGGGAGGCGCGGAGCTCGGCGAGGCCTTCCCCGACCCCGTCGCCTGCGTACCGGAGCGGGCCCGGCCCGACGCGCAGCGCCGCCGCGGCTTCCGCATCGGCTGCACGGCCGACGGCCCCGCGGGCCCGGTCCGGCTCGACATGGCCGTACAGGCCGAGCCCGAACTGCGCGTCGTGGGGGAGCGGTTGACGGCCGGCGGACTGGTCCTCCTGGAGACCGCCCTGCGCGACCCGGGCAAACGCGCCGTGCAGGCCGCCTGGCACACGGCCGGGCCGACGCCCGTGACCCGGGGCCCGCTCCCGGACGACCGGCTCGGCACCGCCCTGCTGCCGCTGCGCGTGGCGGGCGGGACACCCGGGCAGCGCAGGGTGCTGGCGGCGGCCGAGCAGATGGTCGTCGCCCTGCGCTCGGCCTTCGCCTGCGACCCCGAGCCCGCCCGCATGCGCGGGCCCGTGGCGGCCGGTTCCGGCCATCTGCTCGGCGGCTGCGGCAATCTCGCCGACGTGCTGTGGCGCACCCGCGCCGAGTGCGCGCGGCGGCACGCGCAGTTCGTGGCGGCGGTGCGAGCCGGCTGCGCCGGGCCGGTGGCGGACGTGCTCGCCCGGGCCGAGGACACCACGGGGACGATCCGCGCCGCGCTCGACCGGGGCGACGGCGTCCGCACGGACCTGCGCCGGCTCGGCGACGGCGAACTGCGCTATCTGGCCCTCGCGTTGGTGTTGCTCACCGGGCCGGGCGTGCTGGAGGTCGACCCGGCCGGCGAGGTCCCCGCCGCGCTCCAGACGCTCACGGTCCTCGCCGACGGCTTCGACCGGGGCCTGGACGGACGGCAGCGGCTGGAACTGCTGCGGCTGGCTGCCCGGATGTGCGAGCGGGGGCACATCCGGCTGGTCGGCGCGGTCAGCGACGGCTCCTGGGCCGCCGGGACGGAGGGAGCCACGGTGGTACACCTGGACCGTGACTGA